A window of Ignavibacteriales bacterium contains these coding sequences:
- a CDS encoding Hsp20/alpha crystallin family protein, translated as MTENQEMVEVKTNRTWDEALEKEAWVAPLVDIYETADDYFLTAQMPGVSKENVKIKMEEGHLVIMGRITFEEVINRKYVLQETEIGNFYRRFKISESIDEQKIDAKLENGILNVKLPKHERVKPKTIEIK; from the coding sequence ATGACTGAAAATCAAGAAATGGTAGAAGTAAAAACAAATAGAACCTGGGATGAAGCTCTCGAAAAAGAAGCTTGGGTAGCTCCATTAGTTGATATTTATGAAACTGCAGATGATTATTTCTTGACAGCTCAAATGCCGGGAGTTTCGAAAGAAAATGTTAAGATTAAAATGGAAGAAGGTCATCTGGTTATTATGGGAAGAATAACTTTTGAGGAAGTTATCAACCGCAAATATGTTTTGCAAGAAACCGAGATCGGTAACTTCTATCGCAGATTCAAAATTTCTGAAAGCATTGATGAACAAAAGATTGATGCTAAATTGGAAAACGGAATTCTTAATGTTAAACTTCCTAAACATGAAAGAGTAAAACCGAAGACGATTGAGATTAAGTAA
- the def gene encoding peptide deformylase, whose amino-acid sequence MAIIPITVYGDKILKQKAKKVNAVNDEIIDKIRNMFDSMRNARGIGLAANQVGYRDSIFVLDLNGTEGYDNFKPVVMINPEIILHSDEKIILEEGCLSLPLVRADVERSQAIKVRYLDSDENIIEIDADDLLARVILHEYDHLIGKMIPDRVAEDVKKNLQKDLSNIIKREVEIDYPITEV is encoded by the coding sequence ATGGCAATAATACCAATTACAGTTTACGGCGATAAAATACTTAAGCAGAAGGCGAAAAAAGTTAATGCCGTTAATGATGAGATTATAGATAAGATCAGAAATATGTTTGATTCGATGCGCAATGCTCGTGGAATTGGTTTAGCTGCTAATCAAGTTGGTTACCGTGATTCTATCTTTGTCTTAGATCTTAACGGTACTGAAGGATATGATAATTTTAAGCCTGTTGTAATGATTAATCCGGAAATTATTTTACACTCTGATGAAAAAATTATTTTGGAAGAAGGCTGCTTAAGTCTGCCTTTAGTTCGTGCTGATGTTGAGCGATCGCAGGCAATTAAAGTTCGCTATCTAGATTCGGATGAAAATATAATTGAAATTGATGCCGATGACTTGCTCGCGAGAGTTATTCTTCATGAGTATGATCATCTAATCGGCAAAATGATTCCAGATCGTGTGGCTGAAGATGTTAAGAAAAATCTGCAAAAAGATTTATCTAATATTATAAAAAGGGAAGTAGAGATTGATTATCCGATCACAGAAGTTTAA
- the fmt gene encoding methionyl-tRNA formyltransferase, with protein MKIVFMGTPKFAIPSLQKILESKHQVMAVVSAPDKERGRGRQITYSPVKEFALENKLEVYNPVSLNDPDFILQLKELQPDLFVVVAFRILPKEVFTIPAKGSFNLHGSLLPKYRGAAPIQWALINGDKQTGVTTFFLEDKIDTGNIILQEKLPIDNEDNFGSLHNKMMMLGSEVVLNTIDLIDSGNYSLTNQNDSLASPAPKITKEICEINWNKSALEIHNFVRGLSPYPGAYFNYNGKSYKVYKTKLIENDELKIENSDVHSPFSILNSQLTFKQTKKEIFIQTKSGVLQILELQPEDRKRMTAEEFLRGYSLIN; from the coding sequence ATGAAAATTGTTTTTATGGGCACACCGAAATTTGCAATTCCTTCTCTACAAAAAATTTTAGAAAGCAAGCATCAAGTCATGGCAGTTGTATCTGCACCTGATAAAGAACGCGGCAGGGGAAGACAAATTACTTATTCGCCTGTAAAAGAATTTGCTTTGGAAAATAAATTAGAGGTTTACAATCCGGTTTCACTAAATGATCCGGATTTTATTTTGCAGTTGAAGGAATTACAACCGGATTTATTTGTGGTTGTCGCTTTTCGCATTCTTCCAAAAGAAGTATTTACAATTCCTGCAAAAGGATCATTTAACTTACATGGTTCACTGCTTCCCAAATATCGTGGCGCTGCACCAATCCAATGGGCATTAATTAACGGTGATAAACAAACCGGAGTAACAACTTTTTTTCTAGAAGATAAAATTGATACCGGGAATATTATTTTACAAGAAAAACTACCGATAGATAATGAGGATAATTTTGGTTCACTGCATAATAAAATGATGATGCTTGGATCTGAAGTAGTTCTTAATACAATTGATCTAATTGATTCCGGTAACTATTCACTAACAAATCAAAACGATTCATTAGCATCGCCCGCACCCAAGATTACAAAAGAAATTTGTGAAATCAATTGGAATAAAAGCGCGCTCGAAATTCACAATTTTGTGCGCGGACTTTCACCTTATCCTGGCGCATACTTCAATTATAATGGTAAATCATATAAAGTATACAAAACAAAACTAATTGAGAATGACGAATTGAAAATTGAAAATTCTGATGTTCATTCTCCATTCTCAATTCTTAATTCTCAATTAACTTTTAAGCAGACCAAAAAAGAAATTTTTATTCAAACGAAAAGCGGTGTACTTCAAATCCTTGAACTTCAGCCTGAAGATAGAAAGCGAATGACTGCGGAAGAATTTTTAAGAGGTTACTCTCTAATTAATTGA
- a CDS encoding M1 family metallopeptidase encodes MKNGFTVFILLIFFSGLLYLSENHSKFVQVNDLNTSVDYKDGILKSEYNKVDRIANYNIDVEFNPASKSILVNQEIIWINRTKFSTSEIQFHFYANAYKSNNTLFAKAYSLSPEAQTQIDIKSFQVNGESSQLVYFQPEIANPHDSTVAKVLLNKTIEPGDSVRINFEYTMKIPRSIKRMGYATGRNFFFVSQWFPKVGVFENGKWVCSQYHPYLNFYSDFGDYSVKIKVPKNYIVAATGVEKGNITDEKTISYNFVQSGVHDFVWLATDEILHRNNIYTRKDGSTITIQAYVQPERERYFDRYFTAVKNCLEYFENNIGIYPYQNVSLVDVPRTSASGGMEYPTLFTVGSELFAPKDAGQPEYLVTHEFSHQFFYGLIANNEVYEAWLDEGFTSYISTKIMYHYQPEIFETFKFATYIPVFGLDFLSYNEIPLIYTLADVKVPEGARSIASYYKNLTIGSIADTSYKLPTRLSYVVNSYNKPALVLHTLERYLGHDKMMNILKEYYNEYKYKHPKGADFINIVKRNCNEDMSWFFDEFYRAPKTFDYQVTSIKKTSSNEYEILVERLGDGIFKNDVALYTDKDTLYQKWDGTERWKILKFKTNNEVIAAEIDPYRKNLLDINFANNSLTVSHRVWASLSLSIRFFFWVQNALMILGSIG; translated from the coding sequence ATGAAGAACGGATTTACGGTATTCATATTATTGATTTTTTTCAGCGGGTTACTCTACCTATCCGAAAACCATTCCAAATTTGTTCAAGTTAATGATCTTAATACTTCGGTTGATTACAAAGATGGTATTCTTAAATCAGAATACAATAAAGTAGATCGTATTGCCAATTATAATATTGATGTAGAATTTAATCCGGCATCTAAATCAATTTTAGTTAATCAAGAAATAATTTGGATCAACAGAACAAAATTTTCTACATCAGAGATACAATTCCATTTTTACGCAAACGCATATAAAAGTAATAATACACTTTTCGCTAAAGCATATTCACTTAGCCCCGAAGCACAAACGCAAATTGATATCAAATCATTTCAAGTTAATGGTGAATCATCACAATTGGTCTACTTCCAACCTGAAATTGCAAATCCGCATGATAGCACTGTCGCAAAAGTATTATTGAATAAAACAATTGAGCCGGGTGACAGCGTAAGAATAAATTTTGAATACACAATGAAAATTCCGCGCTCAATTAAACGAATGGGTTATGCTACAGGGAGAAATTTCTTTTTTGTTTCGCAGTGGTTTCCAAAAGTTGGTGTTTTCGAAAACGGGAAGTGGGTCTGCAGTCAATATCATCCTTATTTAAATTTTTATTCTGACTTCGGCGATTACTCGGTAAAAATAAAAGTACCCAAGAATTATATTGTTGCTGCCACCGGAGTGGAAAAGGGAAATATTACTGATGAAAAAACTATTTCTTACAATTTTGTTCAATCCGGCGTACATGATTTTGTTTGGCTTGCAACAGATGAGATTCTTCACCGCAATAATATTTATACTCGCAAAGACGGCTCAACAATAACTATTCAAGCTTATGTACAACCGGAACGGGAAAGATATTTTGATCGGTATTTTACTGCTGTTAAAAATTGTTTGGAGTATTTTGAAAATAATATCGGAATTTATCCTTACCAAAATGTTTCTCTTGTTGATGTTCCAAGAACTTCCGCATCGGGCGGTATGGAATACCCAACACTTTTCACAGTTGGATCGGAACTCTTTGCGCCTAAAGATGCCGGGCAGCCGGAATATTTAGTTACGCACGAATTCTCCCATCAATTTTTTTACGGATTGATTGCCAACAATGAAGTTTATGAAGCTTGGCTTGATGAAGGGTTCACTTCATATATTTCGACTAAAATAATGTATCACTATCAACCGGAGATTTTTGAAACTTTTAAGTTTGCAACTTATATTCCTGTGTTCGGACTTGATTTTTTATCTTATAATGAAATTCCTTTAATCTACACTTTAGCTGATGTAAAGGTACCAGAAGGCGCTCGAAGTATTGCAAGCTATTACAAGAATTTAACAATCGGTTCAATAGCTGATACTTCTTACAAACTTCCAACCCGACTTTCCTATGTAGTGAATTCTTATAACAAACCTGCATTAGTCCTTCACACCCTTGAAAGGTATCTCGGGCATGATAAGATGATGAATATTTTAAAAGAATATTACAATGAATATAAATACAAACATCCAAAAGGAGCCGACTTTATAAATATTGTAAAACGAAATTGCAATGAAGATATGAGTTGGTTCTTTGATGAATTTTACCGCGCTCCCAAAACTTTTGATTATCAAGTAACTTCCATTAAAAAAACATCTTCTAATGAATATGAAATTCTTGTAGAAAGATTAGGCGACGGAATATTTAAGAACGATGTTGCTCTTTATACTGATAAGGATACTCTTTATCAAAAATGGGATGGTACAGAACGATGGAAGATTCTTAAATTCAAAACCAATAATGAAGTCATTGCGGCTGAAATAGATCCATACAGAAAAAATTTATTAGATATTAACTTTGCAAATAATTCATTAACAGTTTCTCATAGAGTTTGGGCATCGCTTTCACTTTCAATTCGATTTTTCTTCTGGGTACAGAATGCATTAATGATACTTGGAAGCATCGGATGA
- a CDS encoding T9SS type A sorting domain-containing protein, whose amino-acid sequence MLTKKSLLLFFLLQMSLNSHAQINWQPTNGPYGGYVLDMQKDFKGSYYAATQNGLFTSTDNCEHWTYVHISQYVNEGMGEIFIHPSGRLFISGWGQNLYISDPIISNWQAVPFKRQINIDSHGTLFGINGGTIYSSTDIGQTWEVFKSFNRYIKYFCMVKDSNFVIATDSVYYSSDMGKSWHSSKILFNWDSGFIVDSNNNIYFIVNWDLYKSSDGGKSWEIIYDHTIHFPPRDPFREIYRVLVDQNGVIYVCTETNLFSSSDGGKSWQNVGNVPYPVLKFWHDDLNNIFCIGGNDGIEKYDQVNKVLYKKSIGITAFSFNQILHWGNSLIFSDGGSAHYVTTDQGNSWKEISLPTPMFGNIIFINSKNRIFIECEWRVLYSDDGVQWKPIYFSNAGRIYDIAFAEFNNILFLFDADHILWRSTDYGVSWFKIWSGNYYSPNKSISAISANEIYFSYDNIIYKTTDLGNMYSIFLNMDAPILTFSMSPWGNIFIGTKSGLYQYDIDGLKRINLTANSGPIKKIVYSGTSQMFVLGSSIYVSGNFGKDFSLLDANNNITNSFGYLDFDVSNNTLFLTQPYPNILKSTYYFVDNSSLVQTQLLYNYPNPFRSNTTFAVYVSEPCNLSISIFDLLGRKVESISQTYSSVGFYNILWQPKHLASGIYFYQLQTPFDKQAKKMIYLK is encoded by the coding sequence ATGCTCACAAAAAAAAGCTTGTTGCTATTTTTTTTATTACAGATGTCTCTAAATTCTCATGCGCAAATCAACTGGCAACCAACTAATGGACCATATGGCGGATATGTCTTAGATATGCAGAAAGACTTTAAAGGTAGCTATTATGCGGCCACTCAAAATGGTTTATTTACTTCAACGGATAATTGTGAGCATTGGACTTATGTTCACATATCCCAATATGTAAATGAGGGGATGGGGGAAATTTTTATACATCCTTCCGGAAGATTGTTTATTTCGGGTTGGGGTCAAAACTTATATATATCTGATCCGATTATATCAAACTGGCAGGCTGTTCCTTTTAAGAGACAAATCAATATTGATTCTCACGGTACTCTTTTTGGGATTAACGGCGGGACGATATATTCATCAACCGATATCGGGCAAACTTGGGAAGTTTTTAAATCATTTAATAGATATATAAAGTACTTCTGCATGGTCAAAGATTCCAACTTTGTCATTGCCACTGATAGTGTCTACTATTCAAGCGACATGGGTAAATCATGGCATAGTTCTAAAATATTATTCAATTGGGATTCAGGTTTTATAGTGGATTCAAATAATAATATATATTTTATAGTAAATTGGGATTTATATAAAAGCAGTGACGGTGGTAAAAGTTGGGAAATAATTTATGATCATACTATTCACTTCCCTCCGCGTGATCCATTCAGGGAGATCTACCGAGTCTTAGTAGACCAAAATGGTGTAATCTATGTATGTACAGAAACTAATTTATTTTCGAGTTCAGATGGAGGTAAATCATGGCAAAATGTGGGGAATGTACCATATCCCGTCTTAAAATTTTGGCATGATGATCTGAACAATATCTTTTGTATAGGAGGAAATGATGGCATTGAAAAATATGATCAGGTCAACAAGGTTTTATATAAAAAATCGATTGGCATTACAGCTTTTTCATTTAATCAAATACTTCATTGGGGTAATAGTCTTATTTTTTCGGATGGCGGTAGTGCACATTACGTTACTACGGATCAGGGAAACTCATGGAAAGAAATAAGTCTCCCTACCCCAATGTTTGGTAATATTATATTTATCAATTCAAAAAATCGAATTTTTATCGAATGTGAATGGAGAGTATTATATTCAGACGATGGTGTGCAATGGAAACCGATTTATTTTTCCAATGCGGGTCGGATATATGATATCGCGTTTGCAGAATTCAATAACATACTTTTTCTTTTTGACGCAGATCATATTTTATGGCGATCCACAGATTATGGTGTAAGCTGGTTTAAGATTTGGTCAGGTAATTATTACAGTCCGAATAAGTCCATATCTGCAATTTCGGCAAATGAGATCTACTTTTCTTATGACAACATAATCTATAAAACTACTGACCTTGGTAATATGTATAGTATTTTTCTTAATATGGATGCACCGATTTTAACCTTTTCAATGAGTCCGTGGGGCAATATATTCATTGGTACTAAAAGCGGTCTTTATCAATATGATATTGATGGATTAAAAAGAATAAATCTTACGGCTAATTCAGGTCCTATAAAAAAAATAGTATACTCAGGAACTAGTCAAATGTTCGTTCTCGGTTCTTCAATTTATGTTAGTGGCAATTTCGGTAAAGACTTTTCATTACTCGATGCTAATAATAACATTACAAATTCATTTGGTTATCTCGACTTTGATGTATCCAACAATACATTGTTTTTGACTCAACCTTATCCGAATATTCTCAAAAGTACTTATTATTTCGTTGACAATTCTTCTCTAGTACAAACACAGTTGCTTTATAATTATCCCAATCCTTTTAGAAGTAATACTACATTTGCAGTCTATGTCAGTGAACCATGCAATCTATCAATATCAATATTCGATCTTTTAGGAAGAAAAGTTGAGAGCATTTCTCAGACTTATTCAAGTGTGGGATTTTATAATATTCTCTGGCAGCCAAAACATCTAGCAAGTGGAATTTATTTTTATCAGCTACAAACACCTTTTGACAAACAAGCGAAGAAAATGATTTACCTTAAATAA